Part of the Sinorhizobium terangae genome is shown below.
CCGGCGATCTGCACCGAGCGCGATGCCTTTGCCATATCGCTTTCGATCGGGGAGGCGCGGGCGAATCTTGCCTATCGGGAGAGCGATATCGGCATCCGCGCCTTCGAGCCGGAAGAGGCCTATCTGGCCTCGCGGTTGATCGGCGAAGTGGCCTATGCCGCCTACCGGCGGAAAAATGCGCCGGACGGTGGGCCGGATCGCTGGGTTGCGGTTGCCGAGGAAGAGGCGATCTCGGCCTATCTGCGCTGGCCGCACGAGCAGGCGGCCGGCCGCATTGTTGCGACGGTTGGTCGCCCGCGCTCCTTGCTCGATCTCGCGCGCGCCGGGGCGGGAAGGGCGGTATTGCCCTGCTTCGTCGGCGACCTCGATCCGCTGCTCGAGCGCGCCGGCGAGGAAATCGAACCGCTTCGACATCGGCAATGGATCGTCATGAACAACGATGACCGCCACAGGCGGGAAATCCGCACCGTCGTTGACCGAATGACACGGCTGCTGCGCAGCCACGTGGATGTATTTGCCGGCAAGCGCCCGCGGCGGACCTCCTCTGCATAGGACCGAAACGGTCACCGGCCGATTTGCGGTCGGCCGATGACCTCCTCTGGATGGAAGGCTATCTTTCAGCCCCTGTCGCGAGTGACGGCCACGGGAATCCGACGCTTGCGTGACAGGGTGTCGCGCCAGTACATGCCAGAGAGCGTTAGGACGAGCACGACAGCCGCGAGACCGAACATCACGACCGCCCTTGTGTGACGATGACCGGAATGAGCAGGTCGCCCCAGTTGCCTTCGCCGCCATGATGGCGCGCCGAGCGCACGAGCTCGACCGAAACGCCGGCGTCGACGGCCTTCATGACCGACTGGTTGAGGCGATGCAGGTCGTTCGCGACCATGCGGATCGCTGCCTGCTGTTCCGGGGTCATGGCCGACGACTGTTCCTCGGCCCGTTCCTTGACGCGTGTCTGTACTGTCATTGGTGTTGCTCCTTCAAAGGTAAGAGCCGGATGCGGGATATTGGTTCCGCTTTCCGTTCGAGGTTCTGTTGTTTTCCGAGGCGCGCGACGGGCAGGGATGCCGCGCGCCCCGGCCTTTCGTTCATTCTGCCGCCGGGCGGAACTGGTCGTGCTCGGTCGATTCCTTCATGGCGGTGGTAGACGACTGGCCGCCGGTGATTGCCAGCGACACCGCATCGAAATAGCCGGTGCCGACTTCGCGCTGGTGCTTGGTCGCGGTGTAGCCGTTGGCCTCGGCTGCGAATTCCGCTTCCTGCAGTTCCGAATAGGCGGCCATCTGCCGATCCTTGTAGCCGCGCGCCAGCTCGAACATGCCATAGTTCAGCTGATGGAAGCCGGCGAGCGTGATGAACTGGAACTTGTAGCCCATCGCGCCCAACTCGCGCTGGAACTTGGCGACCGTCGCGTCGTCGAGGTTCTTCTTCCAGTTGAACGACGGCGAGCAATTATAGGCGAGCAGCTTGCCCGGATGAACCTTGTGCACGCCTTCGGCAAATTTGCGCGCCTGCTCCAGGTCCGGCTTCGAGGTTTCGCACCAGATAAGGTCGCAATGCGGCGCATAGGCGACCGCGCGGGCGATGCAGGGCTCGATGCCGTTCCTTACCTGATAGAAACCCTCCACGGTGCGGCCGGCATCGTAGTCGACAAAGGGCCGGTCGCGCTCATCGATGTCCGAGGTGAGCAGCTTCGCCGCTTCCGCATCGGTGCGGGCGATGACGAGCGTCGGCGTTCCCATGACGTCGGCGGCGAGCCGCGCGGCGTTCAGGTTACGGATGTGCGCCGCGGTCGGGATCAGCACCTTGCCGCCGAGATGGCCGCATTTCTTTTCCGACGCGAGCTGATCCTCATAGTGGACACCGGCGGCGCCCGCCTCAATGAAGGCCTTCATGATCTCGAAGGCGTTCAATGGCCCGCCGAAACCCGCTTCCGCGTCGGCAACGATCGGCGCAAACCAGGTCTCGACGGAAAGCCCTTTGCCCTCCGCGGTTTCGATCTGATCGGCACGCTGCAGCGTGCGGTTGATGCGCTTCGCCAGTTCCGGCGCCGCATTGGCCGGATAGAGCGACTGGTCCGGATACATCGCCGAAGCCGTGTTGGCGTCCGCGGCAACCTGCCAGCCGGAGAGATAGATCGCCTTCAGGCCGGCGCGGACCATCTGCATGGCCTGGTTGCCCGAGAGCGCGCCGAGCGCGTTGACGAAATCTTCGTCGTGGATGAGCTTCCACAGACGATTGGCACCCATCTCGGCAAGAGAATAACGGATTTCCACCGATCCCCGCAGCCGCTTCACGTCTTCGGCGGTATAGGGTCGCTGGACACCGTCGAAACGTCCCTGCGGCGCGCTGGGAACGAGGTTGTAAAAATCAGTCATTCTTGCCTCCTTGTAAAAACCGATAGCTCTTTGACTTTGGTCTTACGCCCATTCTTGGCCGCAAGCTCATGTGACATTTTTTACATTGCAGTGCACGTGAGCGCCATGGAAATCGCAGGAATAGCCGATTCAAAAGGGTTATCTTGTCTTGTGTTTGACAGTGGGAATCTGTAAATCTGTAAAAGATGTCAAAGCTGCCGCGGCGCCGATTTTGTAAAGGGAGTTACAAATGGCTGAAAACAAGATCTTCGCCGGGCCGCGCGTCAGACGCATCCGCAACGGCCTTCAGTTGACGCAGACGGCGATGGCGGAGGCGCTCGGCATCTCCCCCTCCTACCTGAACCTTATCGAGCGCAATCAGCGGCCGCTGACGGTGCAGCTTCTCCTCAAGCTTTCCTCGGTCTACAAGGTGGACCTCGACGAGTTGCAGGGAGAAACCGGCGGCGGTCTGGCGCAGCTGCGCGAGGTTTTCGCGGACCCGCTTCTAGCCGGGGAACTCCCGGGCGACCAGGAACTGATCGAAATCGCCGAAGCGGCGCCCAATGCCTCCGGCGGCATCGTCAAGCTTTATCGCGCCTATCGCGAGCAGGCGTCACGCCTCAAGGATCTTGCCGATCTCCTTGCGGGACAGGGGCACATGGCGGCGCTTTCGGGCACGCGGCTGCCGATCGACGAGGTGCGCGAGGCGTTCGAGGCGCGGCCCAATCATTTCGCGCGGATCGAGGAGGCCATGGAGGCGTTCCATGCGGCGCTTTCCCCCGGCGACGATCTCTCCGGAGCGCTGAAGGCCTGGCTCAAGAAGGAGCATGGCCTCGTCGTCAGAACGCTGCCGGTGCACGCCATGCCGAACCTGCGCCGGCGTTTCGACCGGCACTCGATGCGGCTCTTTATTTCCGAACGCCTGTCACCCTTCGACCAGACGCGGGAAATCGCCATGGAAGTGGCGTCGATCGCCTGTCACGAGGCGATCGACGCAGAGCTGGAGCAAATCCGCTTCTCGACTGCCGAGGCGCGCCGCATCGGTCGCTTCGAACTCGCACGATATGCCGCTCACGCCTTGATGATGCCCTATCAAACGTTTCTCGCCGCCGCACAGCGCGCGAAATACGACATCGATCTATTGCGATCCCGCTTTCAGGTGTCCTTCGAACAGGCAGCCAATCGACTGACGATGCTGCAGCGTCCCGGTGCAACGGGCATCCCGTTTTTCCTCATGGAGATCGATAATGCCGGCCACCGGCTGCGCCGTGCAGGCGCGCTTGGCTTTCCTGCTGCGCGCTTCGGCGGCGCCTGTCCCAAGCTCAATATCCATGCCGCCTTCGCCGTGCCGGGCCAGGTTCTCGTCGACCGCGTCGAAATGCCGGAAGGTAGTGAATTCCTTGTCGTTTCGCGGACACTCGACGGACCGCAAGCGGGCTTTGAGGAAAGGGTGAGACGTACGGCGCTGCTCATCGGCTGTGACGCCGGATTCGCGGAGGAAGTCGTCTATGGTGCTTCGAAGATGGTGGCAGTACCCGTCGGTGCGGCCTGCCGCCTCTGCGAGCGGCAAGGCTGTCTGGCGCGCGCCGAACCGCCCGTCACCCGCCCGCTCGGCCTTGATGAGATGGCGACGGGCCTCAGTGTTTTCGATTTTCAGTAGTCAGGTTTCAGTAGCTGGCCGGGTGCTGATTGGGCAACAGCGGCGCCTCGGGCGCAAAGCACTCCGCAGTGAGACCGGTGGTATAGCCGCGGGTGATGTGGGCCTTCTCCGCATAGGCCTTGTTTCGCATCAGGATCGCGTGCAGTTCCGGCAGGTTATAGTAGGGCACACCGGGATAGAGGTGGTGCTCGAGGTGGTAGTTGATGTTGTGGGGCGCGAAGAAAAGCTTCTCCCAGGCATGAGGATAGACAGTGCGTGAGCTCGTCAGCTCGTCGCTGTAATCCATGCTGC
Proteins encoded:
- a CDS encoding LysR family transcriptional regulator; the protein is MKNMDWDIYRCFMTVARAGGLTGAAQVTGLSPATIGRRMLEIEERTGRSLFVRSQTGYVLTADGRLLFEQLQEMEAAARKVENWQKEGEGMPVVRIAAGTWNAWLIAENFPAICTERDAFAISLSIGEARANLAYRESDIGIRAFEPEEAYLASRLIGEVAYAAYRRKNAPDGGPDRWVAVAEEEAISAYLRWPHEQAAGRIVATVGRPRSLLDLARAGAGRAVLPCFVGDLDPLLERAGEEIEPLRHRQWIVMNNDDRHRREIRTVVDRMTRLLRSHVDVFAGKRPRRTSSA
- the aceA gene encoding isocitrate lyase, with the protein product MTDFYNLVPSAPQGRFDGVQRPYTAEDVKRLRGSVEIRYSLAEMGANRLWKLIHDEDFVNALGALSGNQAMQMVRAGLKAIYLSGWQVAADANTASAMYPDQSLYPANAAPELAKRINRTLQRADQIETAEGKGLSVETWFAPIVADAEAGFGGPLNAFEIMKAFIEAGAAGVHYEDQLASEKKCGHLGGKVLIPTAAHIRNLNAARLAADVMGTPTLVIARTDAEAAKLLTSDIDERDRPFVDYDAGRTVEGFYQVRNGIEPCIARAVAYAPHCDLIWCETSKPDLEQARKFAEGVHKVHPGKLLAYNCSPSFNWKKNLDDATVAKFQRELGAMGYKFQFITLAGFHQLNYGMFELARGYKDRQMAAYSELQEAEFAAEANGYTATKHQREVGTGYFDAVSLAITGGQSSTTAMKESTEHDQFRPAAE
- a CDS encoding helix-turn-helix domain-containing protein, with the translated sequence MAENKIFAGPRVRRIRNGLQLTQTAMAEALGISPSYLNLIERNQRPLTVQLLLKLSSVYKVDLDELQGETGGGLAQLREVFADPLLAGELPGDQELIEIAEAAPNASGGIVKLYRAYREQASRLKDLADLLAGQGHMAALSGTRLPIDEVREAFEARPNHFARIEEAMEAFHAALSPGDDLSGALKAWLKKEHGLVVRTLPVHAMPNLRRRFDRHSMRLFISERLSPFDQTREIAMEVASIACHEAIDAELEQIRFSTAEARRIGRFELARYAAHALMMPYQTFLAAAQRAKYDIDLLRSRFQVSFEQAANRLTMLQRPGATGIPFFLMEIDNAGHRLRRAGALGFPAARFGGACPKLNIHAAFAVPGQVLVDRVEMPEGSEFLVVSRTLDGPQAGFEERVRRTALLIGCDAGFAEEVVYGASKMVAVPVGAACRLCERQGCLARAEPPVTRPLGLDEMATGLSVFDFQ